In a single window of the Pelagibacterium sp. 26DY04 genome:
- a CDS encoding valine--tRNA ligase, with protein MIEKTYEPSSVEGRIYQAWEEAGAFKAGAGSRPGAESYSIVIPPPNVTGSLHIGHALNNTIQDVLIRFERMRGKNVLWQPGTDHAGIATQMVVERQMMERQEPGRREIGREKFLEKVWEWKAESGGTILNQLKRLGASCDWSRERFTMDEGLSEAVLRVFVEMYRKGLIYRAKRLVNWDPRFETAISDIEVENTEVNGHMWHFKYPLADGETYTYVEKDADGNVIFEEERDYISIATTRPETMLGDGAVAVHPDDERYAPIVGKMCEIPVGPKEHRRLIPIITDEYPDPTFGSGAVKITGAHDFNDYEVARRNNIPMYSLLDTKATLRADGAPYAEQAKIAQAIARGEIEFDDETTTAINIVPDEYRGLDRYEARKRIVADIDAEGLMVKVEDKKIMQPFGDRSKVVIEPFLTDQWFVKADVLAQPAIASVREGRTKFVPKSWENTYFNWMENIQPWCISRQLWWGHQIPAWYGPDGEVFVDYDEAGARRAAEAHYGEAVELTRDEDVLDTWFSSGLWPFSTMGWPKETDALKAYYPTSTLVTGFDIIFFWVARMMMLGLEFTGEEPFETIYVHALVRDEKGQKMSKSKGNVIDPLELVDAYGADATRFTLAAMAAQGRDLKLATSRVEGYRNFVTKLWNAARFLEMNECVRVEGFDPAALSDSLNQWIAGATSRAAANVTRAIEDYKFNEAANHAYDFVWGTFCDWFVELAKPTLSGDDAAAKAETRATAAWALDQILKMLHPFMPFVTEELWAETGKVGPARDGYLMLSDWPELDAIAYPAAEAELNWLIEVISAIRSVRTEMNVPAGAKVPLVVVGANEATVKRIASHGAAIERLARVSTIETDATIPQNSAQFVVGEANWGLPLADLIDISAERQRLDKDVKKLDGEIGGLQKKLGNEQFLAKAPEEIIEEQKERLAEAQARREKLRQALDSLS; from the coding sequence ATGATCGAAAAGACCTACGAACCGTCTTCGGTTGAGGGGCGCATTTACCAGGCCTGGGAGGAAGCGGGAGCCTTCAAGGCTGGGGCGGGCAGCAGGCCTGGAGCGGAGAGCTATTCGATTGTCATTCCGCCGCCCAACGTGACCGGCTCGCTCCATATCGGCCATGCGCTCAACAACACCATCCAGGACGTGCTGATCCGCTTCGAGCGCATGCGCGGCAAGAACGTGCTCTGGCAGCCGGGTACCGACCACGCGGGCATTGCGACCCAGATGGTGGTCGAGCGGCAGATGATGGAGCGGCAGGAGCCGGGGCGACGCGAGATCGGCCGCGAGAAATTCCTGGAAAAGGTCTGGGAGTGGAAGGCGGAGAGCGGGGGAACGATCCTTAATCAGCTCAAGCGCCTGGGTGCTTCGTGCGATTGGTCGCGCGAGCGGTTCACCATGGACGAAGGGCTTTCCGAAGCGGTTCTGCGTGTGTTCGTGGAGATGTACCGCAAGGGGTTGATCTACCGCGCCAAGCGACTGGTCAACTGGGACCCGCGGTTCGAGACGGCGATCTCGGATATCGAGGTGGAGAATACCGAAGTCAACGGCCATATGTGGCATTTCAAATATCCGCTGGCCGACGGTGAGACCTACACCTATGTGGAGAAAGATGCCGACGGGAACGTGATCTTCGAGGAAGAGCGCGACTACATCTCGATCGCCACGACGCGCCCCGAAACCATGCTGGGCGACGGTGCCGTCGCCGTGCATCCCGACGACGAGCGCTATGCGCCGATCGTTGGCAAGATGTGCGAAATTCCGGTGGGGCCGAAGGAGCATCGCCGGCTGATTCCTATCATCACCGACGAATATCCCGATCCCACATTCGGCTCGGGTGCGGTCAAGATCACCGGCGCGCATGACTTCAACGACTACGAAGTGGCTCGGCGCAACAATATTCCGATGTACTCGCTGCTCGACACCAAGGCCACCCTGCGGGCCGATGGGGCGCCGTATGCCGAGCAGGCGAAGATCGCTCAGGCGATCGCGCGCGGCGAGATCGAATTCGACGATGAGACCACGACCGCGATCAATATCGTGCCGGACGAATATCGCGGCCTGGACCGCTATGAAGCGCGCAAGCGTATCGTTGCCGACATCGATGCCGAAGGGCTGATGGTCAAGGTCGAAGACAAGAAGATCATGCAGCCGTTCGGGGACCGCTCGAAAGTGGTGATCGAGCCGTTCCTGACCGACCAATGGTTCGTCAAGGCCGACGTGCTGGCGCAGCCGGCGATCGCCTCGGTGCGTGAAGGGCGGACCAAGTTCGTGCCCAAGAGCTGGGAGAACACCTATTTCAACTGGATGGAGAACATACAGCCTTGGTGTATCTCGCGCCAGCTCTGGTGGGGGCACCAGATTCCGGCTTGGTACGGTCCCGATGGCGAGGTCTTCGTCGACTATGACGAGGCGGGAGCTCGCAGGGCGGCTGAGGCTCACTACGGCGAGGCCGTAGAGCTGACGCGCGACGAAGACGTGCTGGACACCTGGTTTTCGTCCGGGCTCTGGCCTTTTTCGACCATGGGCTGGCCCAAGGAGACCGACGCGCTCAAGGCCTACTATCCGACATCGACGTTGGTCACCGGGTTCGACATCATTTTCTTCTGGGTTGCCAGAATGATGATGCTGGGTCTTGAATTTACGGGTGAAGAACCTTTCGAGACGATCTATGTGCATGCGCTGGTCCGCGACGAGAAGGGCCAGAAGATGTCGAAGTCGAAAGGCAACGTCATCGATCCGTTGGAACTGGTCGACGCCTATGGCGCGGATGCAACGCGGTTCACGCTGGCGGCAATGGCGGCGCAGGGTAGGGACCTCAAGCTTGCCACCTCGCGGGTGGAAGGCTACCGGAACTTCGTCACCAAGCTCTGGAACGCGGCGCGGTTCCTCGAGATGAACGAATGCGTGCGGGTCGAAGGATTCGATCCGGCGGCGCTCTCGGATTCGCTCAATCAATGGATTGCAGGCGCGACGTCGCGGGCCGCGGCGAATGTGACGCGGGCGATCGAGGACTACAAATTCAACGAGGCTGCCAATCACGCCTATGATTTCGTGTGGGGTACGTTCTGCGATTGGTTCGTGGAACTGGCCAAGCCAACTCTTTCCGGCGACGACGCGGCGGCCAAGGCCGAAACACGCGCGACGGCGGCCTGGGCGCTGGATCAGATCCTCAAAATGCTGCACCCATTCATGCCGTTTGTGACCGAAGAGCTGTGGGCGGAAACCGGCAAGGTTGGTCCGGCGCGGGATGGATACCTGATGCTGTCCGACTGGCCCGAACTGGACGCCATCGCCTATCCGGCGGCAGAAGCCGAACTCAATTGGCTGATCGAGGTGATTTCGGCGATTCGTTCGGTGCGCACCGAAATGAACGTTCCTGCCGGTGCGAAGGTGCCGCTGGTGGTCGTCGGCGCGAATGAGGCGACGGTGAAGCGCATCGCATCCCATGGGGCGGCGATCGAGAGGCTCGCGCGCGTTTCGACAATCGAGACTGATGCGACCATTCCGCAAAACTCGGCGCAGTTCGTCGTTGGCGAAGCCAATTGGGGGCTTCCGCTTGCAGATCTCATCGATATTTCCGCCGAACGGCAGCGGCTGGACAAGGACGTGAAAAAGCTCGACGGCGAAATTGGCGGGTTGCAAAAAAAGCTTGGAAACGAGCAGTTTCTCGCCAAGGCGCCAGAGGAAATCATCGAGGAGCAGAAGGAGCGTTTAGCCGAGGCGCAAGCGCGACGGGAGAAGCTTCGCCAGGCGCTCGATAGCCTCTCTTGA
- a CDS encoding ABC transporter permease: MALVSLVWTPFDVTQISVGARLQPPGAEHWLGTDHFGRDMFSMILVGARTSIAVALVAVGLGMAVGVPLGLVAAAQSGRWIDDVVMRGNDLVFAFPALIIAILITAVFGPGAINAIIAIGIFNIPVFARLTRGAALSVWQREFIMAARLAGKGRALISLEHILPNIANMLIVQATIQFSLGILAEAGLAYVGLGAQPPLPSWGRMLAEAQTMIALAPHVALVPGLAIVFSVLGLNLLGDGLRDLFDPRLRVRAA; the protein is encoded by the coding sequence ATGGCGCTGGTCTCGCTGGTCTGGACGCCTTTCGATGTCACGCAGATTTCAGTCGGAGCGCGGTTGCAGCCGCCTGGGGCAGAACACTGGCTGGGCACCGATCATTTCGGACGCGACATGTTTTCCATGATTCTCGTTGGCGCGCGGACCTCGATCGCAGTTGCGCTTGTAGCCGTGGGGCTGGGGATGGCGGTTGGCGTGCCGCTGGGGCTGGTTGCCGCGGCACAGTCGGGCAGATGGATCGATGATGTGGTCATGCGTGGGAACGATCTGGTTTTCGCGTTTCCGGCGCTGATCATTGCCATCCTCATCACTGCGGTGTTCGGGCCAGGGGCGATTAACGCGATCATCGCGATCGGGATTTTCAACATACCCGTATTCGCGCGGCTGACGCGCGGGGCGGCGCTGTCGGTGTGGCAGCGCGAATTCATCATGGCGGCACGGTTGGCGGGTAAGGGCAGGGCGCTGATCTCGCTCGAACACATCCTGCCCAATATCGCCAACATGTTGATTGTGCAGGCCACGATCCAGTTTTCGCTCGGGATCCTGGCCGAAGCGGGACTGGCCTATGTGGGGCTTGGGGCGCAACCTCCGCTACCGAGTTGGGGCAGGATGCTGGCGGAGGCACAAACGATGATCGCGCTGGCTCCGCATGTGGCGCTGGTGCCGGGGCTTGCGATCGTTTTTTCCGTGCTGGGGCTCAACCTGCTCGGAGACGGCTTGCGCGACCTTTTCGATCCACGTTTGCGCGTGAGGGCGGCATGA
- a CDS encoding ABC transporter permease, whose product MVSFVLRRLVSLAVSLAVASVVIFFVLEVLPGDPARFMLGLNASPEALAALRSQLGLDAPVLVRFWDWAGGMMHGDFGISYTYRVPVAELIGARLWVSLPLAIYALALAMLIGIPLGALAASGRDTPVDFGTMGLAQVGIALPNFWFAMLLVLLFSVTLRWFSSGGFPGWEDPGAALAALTLPATALALPQAAILARVMRSSLIDTLDEDYVRTARAKGLSRRQALWRHAFRNGLIPVLTIMGLQFSFLLAGAIIIENVFYLPGLGRLAFQAISSRDLIVVRSVVMILVFAVIVVTFLVDIGYAAIDPRLRRTVR is encoded by the coding sequence ATGGTGAGCTTCGTCCTGCGGCGACTGGTTTCGCTGGCGGTCAGCCTTGCCGTGGCCAGCGTGGTTATCTTTTTCGTGCTCGAAGTGCTTCCCGGAGACCCCGCCCGGTTCATGCTCGGCCTGAACGCTTCGCCTGAAGCTCTGGCGGCGCTGCGGAGCCAGTTGGGGTTGGATGCCCCGGTCCTTGTGCGGTTCTGGGACTGGGCCGGCGGCATGATGCATGGGGATTTCGGGATCAGCTACACCTACCGCGTCCCTGTGGCCGAATTGATCGGCGCGCGGCTGTGGGTGTCGCTGCCGCTGGCCATCTATGCGCTCGCGCTGGCGATGCTGATCGGCATTCCGCTCGGCGCGCTCGCGGCGAGTGGGCGCGACACGCCGGTCGATTTCGGCACGATGGGACTGGCGCAGGTCGGCATCGCGCTGCCCAATTTCTGGTTTGCCATGCTGTTGGTGCTGCTGTTTTCGGTGACGCTACGCTGGTTTTCCTCGGGCGGGTTTCCAGGATGGGAGGACCCGGGAGCGGCGCTGGCGGCTCTTACGCTTCCCGCCACTGCCCTGGCCCTGCCACAGGCGGCGATCCTGGCAAGAGTGATGCGCTCGAGCCTCATCGATACGCTCGATGAGGATTATGTGCGGACCGCCCGGGCCAAGGGGCTTTCGCGCCGGCAGGCGCTGTGGCGGCATGCGTTTCGCAACGGCTTGATTCCGGTGCTGACCATTATGGGATTGCAGTTTTCCTTTCTTCTGGCCGGCGCCATCATCATCGAGAACGTCTTCTACCTGCCGGGATTGGGGCGGCTGGCGTTCCAGGCGATTTCGTCCCGTGACCTGATCGTCGTGCGTTCGGTGGTGATGATTCTGGTGTTCGCGGTCATTGTCGTGACCTTCCTCGTCGATATCGGCTATGCGGCCATCGACCCGCGATTGCGGCGGACCGTTCGTTGA
- a CDS encoding protein-L-isoaspartate O-methyltransferase — translation MVDFARARRTMVDNQLRTSGITDWRILDAMNRVPRERFVPDHQVAFAYSDEDIPLSPSRVLAAPADFARIVQLAEVSSQDVVLDVGCGTGYSTAVLSMLANAVVALESDETLAGKANDILADLDIGNAAAVAGPIENGIGKEAPFDVIILEGSVDIVPPALFEQLRDGGRLVAVLGSGNAAVAHLYVKSGDEVGGTSAFNVNLPVLGKYAASPAFVF, via the coding sequence ATGGTGGACTTTGCACGTGCTCGCCGCACCATGGTCGACAACCAATTGCGGACCAGCGGAATCACGGATTGGCGGATTCTCGATGCGATGAATCGCGTGCCGCGGGAGCGTTTCGTGCCCGACCATCAAGTCGCTTTTGCCTATAGCGACGAGGATATTCCGCTCTCGCCAAGCCGCGTGTTGGCAGCACCTGCTGATTTTGCTCGCATCGTGCAACTGGCCGAAGTGAGCAGCCAGGATGTCGTGCTCGATGTGGGATGCGGCACTGGGTATTCCACGGCGGTGCTTTCGATGCTGGCCAATGCCGTGGTGGCACTGGAGAGCGATGAAACGCTGGCCGGCAAGGCCAATGATATTCTCGCCGATCTCGACATCGGCAACGCGGCCGCGGTTGCGGGGCCGATCGAAAACGGCATCGGAAAGGAAGCGCCGTTCGACGTCATCATCCTTGAAGGTTCGGTTGATATCGTACCACCCGCCTTGTTCGAGCAGCTTCGTGATGGCGGACGATTGGTCGCGGTCCTGGGCAGCGGAAATGCGGCGGTCGCACATCTCTATGTCAAGTCCGGAGATGAAGTCGGCGGAACATCGGCGTTCAATGTGAACCTGCCGGTTTTGGGGAAGTATGCGGCCTCGCCAGCGTTCGTTTTCTGA
- a CDS encoding dipeptide ABC transporter ATP-binding protein produces the protein MSLLEIKQLSLAIGGKPILDGVSLEIGAGKVLGLVGESGSGKSLTALSIMGLLPSGAARTGRILFEGQDLAAAGEKEMDALRGQAIGMIFQEPMTALNPLMTIGDQVAETVRVHRRMGKKEARALAVETLERVGLASIAPDRYPHELSGGQRQRVGIAIAIALRPKLLIADEPTTALDVTTQAQILDLLRSLVRTDGMALMLITHDLAVVSQMADTIAVVQAGQVVETGPTANLIAAPQHRYTRKLLAATTHVPRRPVRKASGEILLWVDGAVKEYPLGHGLRLGPRKAFRALDGVGLTVARGESVGLVGESGSGKSTLARTILGLDALSEGRIEFAEQTISSAGRAARLRLRDMQMVFQDPYGSFDPRHKVARLVAEPLHLLGDDAPRGAERDGLVARALDAVGIGPEAAQRYIHEFSGGQRQRIAIARALIVEPALIVLDEAVSALDVSIRAQVLDLLADISQRSQIAYLFIAHDLEVVRTITDRVLVMQAGRIVEEGPTQEVLDAPRHDYTKTLVAAAPKLAIQ, from the coding sequence ATGAGCCTTCTCGAAATCAAGCAGTTGAGTCTTGCGATCGGCGGCAAACCGATTCTCGACGGGGTGTCGCTTGAGATCGGCGCGGGAAAGGTGCTTGGGCTGGTCGGGGAATCGGGTTCGGGAAAATCACTAACGGCGCTATCGATCATGGGGCTGCTGCCGTCTGGCGCTGCCCGGACGGGACGGATTTTATTCGAGGGACAGGATCTAGCCGCTGCGGGTGAAAAGGAGATGGACGCACTGCGCGGGCAGGCGATCGGCATGATCTTCCAAGAGCCGATGACCGCGCTCAATCCATTGATGACCATCGGCGACCAAGTCGCCGAAACTGTCCGTGTGCATCGGCGTATGGGGAAGAAAGAGGCGCGGGCGCTGGCAGTGGAGACGCTGGAGCGGGTGGGACTGGCCAGCATCGCTCCCGACCGGTATCCGCACGAGCTTTCCGGTGGGCAGCGGCAACGGGTGGGGATCGCGATCGCCATCGCACTGCGACCGAAGCTTCTGATTGCCGATGAGCCGACAACTGCGCTCGACGTGACGACGCAGGCGCAGATTCTCGATCTGCTCCGCAGCCTGGTGCGCACCGACGGCATGGCTCTGATGCTGATTACTCATGACCTCGCCGTGGTGTCGCAGATGGCCGACACGATTGCAGTGGTGCAGGCTGGGCAAGTCGTGGAAACCGGGCCAACGGCCAATCTGATCGCGGCACCCCAGCATCGGTACACGCGGAAGCTTCTGGCTGCGACAACGCATGTGCCGCGCCGACCGGTGCGGAAAGCGAGCGGAGAGATTCTGTTGTGGGTTGATGGGGCAGTTAAGGAGTACCCACTGGGACACGGTCTGCGGCTGGGGCCACGTAAAGCGTTCCGGGCGTTGGATGGCGTGGGGCTGACGGTGGCGCGCGGGGAAAGCGTGGGATTGGTCGGGGAGAGCGGCAGCGGGAAATCGACGCTGGCGCGAACCATTCTCGGGCTTGATGCACTGTCCGAAGGGCGGATCGAATTTGCGGAGCAGACAATAAGCTCGGCGGGACGAGCGGCGCGGCTAAGGTTGCGCGACATGCAGATGGTTTTCCAAGATCCTTACGGTTCGTTCGATCCGCGCCATAAGGTGGCTCGGCTCGTTGCTGAGCCGCTGCATCTGCTGGGAGATGACGCGCCGCGGGGAGCGGAGCGGGACGGGCTGGTGGCGCGGGCACTCGATGCGGTTGGAATCGGCCCCGAGGCCGCGCAGAGATATATCCATGAATTCTCCGGCGGCCAGCGCCAGAGGATCGCGATTGCGAGGGCGCTGATCGTCGAGCCGGCGCTGATCGTGCTCGATGAGGCTGTTTCGGCGCTGGACGTTTCAATCCGCGCACAGGTGCTCGATCTTCTGGCCGATATCTCGCAGCGATCGCAAATCGCGTATCTCTTTATCGCCCACGATCTTGAGGTCGTTCGGACCATTACCGACAGGGTATTGGTGATGCAGGCGGGGCGGATCGTGGAGGAGGGGCCGACGCAGGAGGTGCTCGACGCCCCGCGGCATGACTATACCAAGACCCTCGTCGCGGCTGCGCCGAAACTTGCGATCCAGTAA
- a CDS encoding tetratricopeptide repeat protein, with translation MTTGTVHCSDFSALAAENLAVRAKSLCFNADTMDRYSASNDVKGPPVAVQVASGAIRCITMAERAQRAARTKNNIKSNRVAADARSAGHFDTVKFPGYAAGALEHARQALVRGARRCVMSSVRSAAFALTAACSALLAIGGALPAQAQSALDAAQELAQMLDGANATELSGDNLVSALEGAASAGQPIALWQLGTMYETGAGVEKDPAKAFQYFSRIANENADAPPSSLDADIVAQSFVKIGDYFMHGVPGAGIPQDASRGHTLLMHAATYFGDADAQYRVGMLYLTPDELGVNPLQGARWLSLAARKGHPGAQARLGELLVKGEGIVAQPAEGLMWLNIALRGALGTPDERWIRELTDAAMASADPADAEAALTAADTIGGQFAGF, from the coding sequence ATGACGACCGGCACAGTCCATTGCAGTGATTTTTCGGCCCTCGCGGCTGAAAATCTGGCCGTTCGCGCAAAAAGCCTTTGCTTTAATGCGGACACAATGGACCGCTATTCTGCCTCCAATGACGTAAAGGGACCGCCAGTCGCGGTCCAGGTGGCGAGCGGCGCTATTCGGTGCATCACGATGGCCGAACGGGCGCAGCGGGCCGCCAGAACAAAAAACAATATAAAAAGCAACAGGGTGGCGGCGGACGCACGATCTGCCGGCCATTTCGATACGGTAAAGTTTCCCGGCTACGCGGCGGGCGCGCTAGAGCATGCGCGACAGGCGCTGGTGCGGGGCGCGAGAAGGTGTGTGATGTCCAGTGTAAGGAGTGCCGCGTTCGCTCTGACTGCGGCCTGTTCGGCTTTACTTGCGATCGGCGGGGCGTTGCCAGCTCAAGCGCAAAGCGCGCTCGACGCGGCCCAGGAACTCGCTCAGATGCTCGATGGTGCCAATGCCACCGAGTTGAGCGGCGACAACCTGGTTTCGGCGCTTGAGGGTGCGGCATCTGCCGGCCAGCCGATCGCGCTGTGGCAGCTTGGAACCATGTATGAAACCGGGGCGGGCGTCGAAAAAGATCCGGCCAAGGCTTTCCAGTATTTTTCGCGCATCGCCAATGAGAATGCCGACGCGCCCCCAAGTTCGCTGGATGCAGACATTGTCGCGCAATCCTTCGTCAAGATCGGTGATTATTTTATGCATGGGGTGCCCGGTGCGGGCATTCCGCAAGATGCCTCACGCGGGCACACGTTGCTGATGCATGCGGCGACCTATTTCGGCGATGCCGATGCGCAGTACCGGGTGGGGATGTTGTACCTTACCCCTGACGAACTTGGCGTGAACCCGCTGCAAGGGGCCCGCTGGCTGTCATTGGCAGCCCGCAAGGGGCATCCGGGCGCCCAGGCGCGGCTCGGTGAACTGCTGGTCAAGGGCGAGGGAATTGTGGCGCAGCCGGCTGAGGGGCTGATGTGGCTCAATATCGCCTTGCGTGGAGCTCTGGGGACGCCCGATGAACGCTGGATCCGTGAATTGACCGATGCAGCAATGGCGAGCGCCGATCCAGCCGATGCCGAAGCAGCGCTGACGGCGGCCGACACCATTGGGGGGCAGTTCGCCGGATTTTAA
- the xth gene encoding exodeoxyribonuclease III gives MRIATWNINGINARLQAVLAWLDEVKPDIVGLQEIKCLDENFPRLEFESRGYNVETYGQKSFNGVALLSKLPFDEVHRGLPGNDEDPQSRLIEGVFSTEDGGVVRVCNIYLPNGNPVDSEKFPYKLGWMDRLYDFVEQRLAYEEPFILMGDFNLIPTGRDCHDPKAWWGDALFRPESLEKWRRLVNLGLTDALRATTDEQAFTFWDFQAGAWRRNAGIRIDHLLLSPQAADRLNGVKIHKDTRGWDKPSDHVPVEGDFALVGFSKKAA, from the coding sequence ATGCGCATCGCCACCTGGAACATCAATGGCATCAATGCGCGACTACAGGCCGTTCTCGCCTGGCTGGACGAGGTGAAACCCGACATTGTGGGCCTGCAGGAGATCAAATGCCTCGACGAGAACTTTCCGCGCCTCGAATTCGAGTCGCGCGGCTACAATGTCGAGACCTACGGCCAAAAGAGCTTCAACGGCGTCGCTCTGCTGTCCAAACTTCCTTTCGATGAGGTCCATCGCGGCCTGCCCGGAAATGACGAGGATCCTCAGTCCCGCCTGATCGAGGGCGTGTTTTCGACTGAGGACGGCGGCGTGGTCCGCGTCTGCAACATCTACCTGCCCAACGGCAATCCAGTCGATAGCGAGAAATTTCCCTATAAGCTCGGCTGGATGGATAGGCTCTACGACTTTGTCGAGCAGCGTCTTGCTTATGAGGAGCCGTTCATCCTCATGGGCGATTTCAATCTTATCCCCACCGGCCGTGACTGTCATGACCCCAAGGCTTGGTGGGGCGATGCCCTTTTCCGGCCTGAAAGTCTTGAAAAATGGCGCCGGCTAGTCAATCTCGGGCTCACCGACGCCTTGCGCGCCACAACCGACGAGCAGGCCTTTACCTTCTGGGATTTCCAGGCCGGTGCATGGCGTCGCAATGCCGGTATCCGCATCGACCACCTGCTGCTTTCACCTCAGGCAGCCGATCGGCTGAACGGCGTCAAGATTCACAAGGATACACGTGGCTGGGACAAGCCTTCAGACCACGTTCCGGTCGAAGGCGATTTCGCTCTCGTCGGGTTCTCTAAGAAGGCGGCCTGA
- a CDS encoding DUF2497 domain-containing protein: MDEILSSIRQIIADDDEAAAQKMPSSKPAVLKPVPAPEPVSAPMSVATDIDPFSDDDDDVVAPLALSPEQIVKDAPPAEPEPQAEEQDMPSAESLQGAAELVVPDDVAFEQDKDEEPQPETEPQAKAEAKPASFAQAAPMPDAGLSSDLAEELLEPATSAAVRSAFSKLNTPKLMPDLALGASGLTIEGMIREMLRPMLKEWLEENLPSMVERIVAQEIERVSRGG, translated from the coding sequence ATGGACGAGATTCTCTCGTCGATCCGGCAGATCATCGCCGATGACGACGAGGCGGCGGCGCAGAAAATGCCGTCGAGCAAGCCAGCCGTGCTAAAGCCGGTGCCGGCGCCCGAGCCGGTTTCCGCACCTATGTCGGTAGCCACCGATATCGATCCGTTCAGTGATGACGACGATGACGTCGTCGCGCCTTTGGCGCTTTCGCCGGAACAGATCGTCAAAGATGCGCCTCCGGCTGAGCCTGAACCTCAGGCGGAAGAACAAGACATGCCATCTGCTGAGAGCCTTCAAGGCGCTGCCGAACTGGTGGTTCCGGACGACGTTGCTTTCGAACAGGACAAGGACGAGGAACCGCAGCCCGAGACAGAGCCTCAAGCCAAGGCTGAGGCCAAGCCGGCAAGCTTTGCGCAGGCTGCTCCGATGCCGGATGCAGGTCTCAGCAGCGATCTGGCCGAGGAACTGCTCGAACCGGCAACGAGCGCGGCCGTGCGCAGCGCTTTTTCCAAGCTCAATACGCCCAAGCTCATGCCGGACCTCGCTCTTGGGGCAAGCGGATTGACGATCGAAGGGATGATCCGCGAAATGTTGCGCCCCATGCTCAAGGAATGGCTGGAAGAAAATCTTCCCTCCATGGTTGAGCGCATCGTCGCTCAGGAGATCGAGCGGGTTTCGCGCGGCGGTTGA
- a CDS encoding TolC family outer membrane protein produces MALEAAIMLFFRVMKFGAVALLGLTATGAQAQSLTSALAYAYENNPEIASSFIAVRSARQDVIEAGGAHLPTIGAQLSINQTFTNAPETTGPGGVPMGGTSSTTSDSIGLNYQQNLWDNFASDAAMLAAQAAYEAQAFSAANTEQTVLLNAATSYFNVLRDRRLVQIAEENLGFVQAQLQSARDRLELGEGTELDVAQAQAAVAQATAAYQAARSSLLSSEASYQLNVGREPGALSSGFVTANMPSSIDSALAAARTGHPALLAAQAQVRASAHQADQIDASFGPQLSLSANAGVSGFTGDDGVTQQAQIGLNLSVPIYTPSRDPSVERANLARISSELQSLSTYNTLEEAIRSGWAGVQTATAQIEATTAAVAASRLALEAVIEQNELGQATTLDVLDARADLLAAEEQLVQAQAQRALASYSLLSATGRMTATQMGLPVQPRTVEGDVIVPVTTAPVQADAWSGLR; encoded by the coding sequence GTGGCGCTGGAGGCCGCGATTATGTTGTTTTTTCGCGTAATGAAATTTGGCGCAGTTGCGCTATTGGGGCTTACGGCAACGGGTGCACAGGCGCAAAGCCTGACTTCGGCGCTGGCCTATGCCTATGAAAATAACCCGGAAATTGCTTCCTCATTCATCGCTGTGCGTTCGGCGCGGCAGGATGTGATCGAGGCGGGCGGCGCGCACCTTCCCACGATTGGCGCGCAACTGAGCATTAATCAGACGTTCACGAATGCGCCCGAGACAACGGGGCCAGGCGGTGTGCCCATGGGGGGAACGAGCAGCACCACCAGCGACAGCATCGGACTCAATTACCAGCAAAATCTCTGGGATAATTTTGCCAGCGACGCGGCGATGCTCGCCGCGCAGGCAGCTTACGAGGCTCAAGCGTTTTCGGCAGCCAATACTGAACAGACGGTGCTGTTGAACGCCGCCACATCCTATTTCAACGTTCTGCGCGACCGGCGACTGGTCCAGATTGCCGAGGAGAACCTTGGCTTCGTTCAGGCCCAGTTGCAATCCGCACGGGATCGGCTGGAGCTCGGTGAAGGCACCGAACTCGACGTGGCTCAAGCGCAGGCGGCTGTGGCACAGGCGACCGCTGCCTACCAGGCCGCCCGCAGCAGCCTTCTTTCGAGCGAAGCTTCCTATCAGCTCAATGTCGGGCGTGAACCTGGCGCGCTGTCGAGCGGTTTCGTGACGGCCAACATGCCCAGTTCGATCGATTCGGCACTGGCCGCGGCGCGCACCGGGCATCCGGCCTTGCTCGCGGCGCAAGCGCAGGTGCGTGCTTCCGCGCATCAGGCCGACCAGATCGACGCCAGCTTTGGCCCCCAGCTTTCGCTGAGCGCCAACGCCGGGGTCAGCGGGTTTACGGGGGATGATGGCGTCACCCAGCAGGCGCAGATCGGCCTCAATCTCTCGGTTCCGATCTATACCCCGAGCCGAGACCCGAGTGTCGAACGTGCCAACCTCGCGCGCATCAGCAGCGAGTTGCAGTCGCTTTCCACCTACAACACGCTCGAAGAAGCGATTCGCAGCGGCTGGGCAGGGGTGCAGACCGCTACCGCCCAGATCGAAGCCACCACGGCCGCCGTTGCCGCCAGCCGACTGGCGCTCGAAGCGGTGATCGAACAGAACGAGCTGGGCCAAGCGACGACGTTGGATGTTCTCGATGCTCGCGCGGACCTGCTGGCTGCAGAAGAGCAACTTGTCCAGGCCCAGGCGCAGCGGGCACTGGCCAGCTATTCGCTTCTCTCGGCTACCGGGCGGATGACCGCCACTCAGATGGGGCTGCCCGTTCAGCCGCGCACGGTTGAAGGTGACGTGATCGTTCCCGTTACGACCGCGCCGGTCCAGGCCGATGCCTGGAGCGGGCTGCGATAA